From Gammaproteobacteria bacterium, the proteins below share one genomic window:
- a CDS encoding sulfurtransferase — MATDIPLLLETDQLEQNLDNDDVIIVDLCKNEQYQAAHIPGAIHIEYPQVISARPPVMGLLPEATQLNALAASIGLQQNKQVVAYDDEGGGKAARLLWTLHAMGHSHTSLLNGGLHAWSAENRPMENKNNTAAAGSFDLDLSTHVVADREFILNNLNSDAVKLLDARSAQEFSGEKKFAERGGHIPGAVNIDWLLLMDQANNLRLKTDVDLHSLLQHYNIHSEHEVVVYCQTHHRSALSYIALKHLGFNHVRGYPGSWSDWGNSADTPVES, encoded by the coding sequence ATGGCTACCGATATTCCGTTGCTTCTGGAAACCGATCAGCTGGAGCAAAACCTGGACAATGATGACGTTATCATCGTGGATCTTTGTAAAAATGAGCAATACCAAGCCGCCCATATCCCAGGGGCGATCCACATAGAATACCCACAAGTTATTAGCGCCCGGCCGCCGGTAATGGGCCTGTTACCCGAGGCGACGCAACTCAACGCGCTGGCTGCCAGTATCGGTTTACAACAAAACAAGCAAGTTGTGGCTTATGACGATGAGGGTGGCGGTAAAGCGGCTCGCCTGTTGTGGACCTTGCATGCGATGGGACACTCACACACCTCTTTGCTGAACGGCGGATTACATGCCTGGAGCGCGGAAAACCGTCCCATGGAAAACAAAAACAATACTGCCGCTGCGGGTTCATTTGACCTGGATTTATCCACTCACGTGGTCGCCGACCGCGAATTCATTCTCAACAATTTAAACAGTGATGCAGTCAAACTGTTGGATGCTCGCTCCGCCCAGGAATTCAGTGGCGAGAAAAAGTTTGCTGAACGTGGCGGACATATTCCCGGAGCGGTGAACATTGATTGGTTACTCTTAATGGATCAAGCCAACAATCTCAGACTCAAAACTGACGTCGACCTGCACAGCCTGTTGCAGCACTACAACATCCATTCGGAACACGAAGTGGTGGTATATTGCCAAACCCACCATCGCTCTGCACTCAGCTATATCGCCTTGAAACATTTGGGCTTCAACCATGTTCGCGGTTATCCGGGCTCCTGGTCTGACTGGGGCAACAGCGCTGACACCCCTGTTGAATCCTGA
- a CDS encoding FAD-dependent oxidoreductase: MTLSSAKITAIQALSPTVKLLELSCEPPLSFIPGQWVLVEANRDGKTEAAAYSISSIPNSNNSIEIAVKHVTQIPISGYLHQLKTGEPLQISAAQGDTVLPQNPTGPMVFIAGGTGIAPLLCMAKSLLQNQYTYPIRFLISCTTLDECIFHEELQQLRKTADFDFSITTTKEQNPKATYHGRINDAMLNPLLLDQAQFYLCGPPNMVDHVNERLIQCGVAAERVYFDKWW; this comes from the coding sequence ATGACATTAAGCAGCGCTAAAATCACCGCTATTCAAGCCTTATCACCTACGGTTAAGCTATTAGAGTTATCCTGCGAACCGCCCCTGTCCTTTATACCCGGCCAATGGGTATTAGTCGAAGCGAACCGAGACGGCAAAACCGAGGCTGCTGCTTATTCCATCAGTTCCATACCCAATAGCAACAACAGCATTGAGATTGCGGTAAAACATGTAACGCAAATTCCAATCAGCGGGTATTTACATCAGTTAAAAACGGGTGAACCTTTGCAGATCAGTGCAGCGCAAGGCGATACTGTGTTACCTCAAAACCCGACCGGTCCTATGGTCTTCATCGCCGGCGGCACCGGCATTGCGCCTCTATTGTGCATGGCGAAGTCCCTTTTGCAAAATCAATACACTTACCCCATCCGCTTCCTTATCAGCTGCACCACCCTGGACGAATGTATATTCCATGAGGAACTGCAACAACTGCGCAAAACCGCAGACTTTGACTTTAGCATTACCACGACCAAGGAACAAAATCCCAAAGCAACCTACCACGGTCGCATCAATGACGCCATGCTGAATCCTTTACTGCTGGACCAGGCGCAATTCTACCTTTGTGGCCCACCGAATATGGTGGATCATGTCAATGAACGTTTGATCCAGTGCGGCGTGGCAGCGGAACGGGTCTATTTTGATAAATGGTGGTAA
- a CDS encoding transporter substrate-binding domain-containing protein — MNRMVKVPWQLLALLVFLSLVFLSLLSCGDPSQQPSASDAAENIRVLDLDSDDNYIEKGDFDTLQQRGQIRVVMPRFGNQDGFLPRQGSPLNVDIELLHRFAEREKLNVVWVFVDSFELTGQALLQGKADIIAANMTVTPERKKQWLFTVPVAIVKEQLIGSSGARISKPSELTGKQVAVKKTSSFWDTAQALKRANSKVSIEEIETGAQTDSILDDIAQSKNRYTILDSNIAAHVLSYRDDLAIAFDVSGERAIAWAVRPQAATLKQKLDQFLSQEKLTQKTQSVYTADFTEIKNRKVLRVLTRNSAATYFLWRGELVGFDYELVQRFAQQHGLRLEVVVPPSRELLLPWLKQGKGDLISASLTIDPAWAAQGVSASRKINQVSEMLVSRSDDPLGQVKGLHGRTVVVRGSSSYWKTLQKLQQQLQQQGLKFKLKKAPETLETEEIIAKVAQGEYDLTVADSHILDIELTWREDIKGAFTLGQPVDHAWVVRSEDQLLLEEINRFIKKEYRGVFYNMTRNKYFKKPHAIAKRLQQRVDGGNGAALSPYDELMQKYAKQYQLDWRLLVSQMYQESRFDPNAKSWVGAKGLMQVMPRTARELGISQLEVPENGIKAGVKYMNWLMDRFEHELPVKDRMWFALAAYNAGLGHVNDARRLARKKGWKSNRWFGHVEKAMLLLSKRKYAQQAAHGYVRGQEPVNYVRSIRDRYQAYLRLTTDRTAFLGYHHLSK; from the coding sequence ATGAATCGAATGGTTAAAGTTCCCTGGCAATTATTGGCGCTATTGGTGTTTTTAAGCTTAGTGTTTTTAAGCTTATTGTCTTGTGGTGATCCCTCACAGCAGCCTTCTGCATCTGATGCAGCAGAAAACATCCGGGTCTTGGATTTGGATTCCGACGACAATTACATTGAAAAAGGCGATTTCGATACGCTGCAACAACGGGGACAAATTCGAGTGGTGATGCCACGCTTTGGCAACCAGGACGGTTTTTTGCCGCGTCAGGGCAGTCCTTTAAATGTAGATATAGAACTTCTGCACCGCTTTGCTGAACGCGAAAAGCTCAATGTGGTTTGGGTATTCGTGGATAGTTTTGAATTGACCGGCCAAGCGTTGCTGCAAGGCAAAGCAGACATTATAGCTGCCAATATGACAGTGACACCGGAGCGAAAAAAACAGTGGTTATTCACGGTGCCGGTTGCCATTGTGAAAGAACAACTTATCGGATCCAGCGGCGCGCGCATCAGCAAACCCAGCGAGTTGACCGGCAAGCAAGTAGCTGTGAAAAAAACCAGTAGTTTTTGGGATACAGCACAAGCACTTAAAAGGGCGAATTCCAAAGTCTCTATAGAGGAAATTGAGACGGGGGCGCAGACGGACTCCATTTTGGATGATATCGCGCAAAGCAAGAATCGCTACACCATATTGGACAGCAACATTGCGGCTCATGTGCTTAGCTATCGCGACGATCTGGCGATTGCTTTTGATGTGAGCGGTGAACGGGCTATTGCCTGGGCGGTGCGGCCCCAGGCTGCAACCTTAAAACAAAAGCTGGATCAGTTTTTGTCACAGGAGAAACTCACACAAAAGACCCAGTCGGTTTATACGGCGGATTTTACCGAAATCAAAAATCGTAAAGTACTGCGGGTTTTGACGCGCAATAGTGCCGCCACTTATTTTTTGTGGCGAGGTGAACTGGTGGGGTTCGACTATGAACTGGTGCAGAGGTTTGCACAACAACATGGATTGCGATTGGAGGTGGTCGTGCCGCCATCACGAGAGCTATTGTTACCGTGGCTAAAGCAGGGTAAGGGCGATTTGATCAGCGCTTCTCTGACCATTGATCCTGCGTGGGCTGCGCAAGGCGTGAGTGCAAGCCGGAAAATCAATCAAGTCAGTGAAATGTTGGTGAGTCGAAGCGATGATCCCTTGGGTCAAGTGAAGGGCTTGCACGGTCGTACTGTGGTAGTAAGAGGCAGCAGTTCCTACTGGAAAACGTTACAGAAATTACAACAACAACTGCAACAACAGGGGCTGAAATTCAAGCTTAAAAAAGCACCTGAAACCCTGGAAACCGAGGAGATTATTGCAAAGGTAGCGCAAGGTGAGTATGACCTCACTGTAGCCGACAGTCACATTCTTGATATTGAGCTCACTTGGCGTGAGGATATCAAAGGAGCTTTTACCTTGGGGCAACCGGTGGACCATGCCTGGGTGGTGCGCAGCGAAGACCAACTGCTGCTGGAGGAAATCAACCGTTTTATCAAGAAAGAATACCGCGGTGTGTTCTATAATATGACCCGCAATAAGTACTTTAAAAAGCCCCATGCTATTGCCAAACGTTTACAACAGCGTGTGGATGGTGGTAATGGTGCGGCCTTATCGCCCTATGATGAGTTAATGCAAAAATATGCCAAACAATACCAGTTGGATTGGCGTTTGTTAGTGTCGCAAATGTACCAAGAAAGCCGCTTTGATCCCAACGCCAAGTCCTGGGTGGGGGCAAAGGGGTTAATGCAGGTGATGCCACGCACGGCAAGGGAACTGGGTATCAGTCAACTGGAAGTGCCGGAAAATGGTATCAAAGCAGGAGTCAAATACATGAACTGGCTCATGGATCGTTTTGAGCATGAATTACCGGTTAAAGATCGTATGTGGTTTGCTTTGGCAGCGTACAATGCGGGCTTGGGGCATGTGAATGACGCCCGGCGCCTGGCACGTAAGAAAGGTTGGAAGTCCAACCGCTGGTTCGGTCATGTAGAAAAGGCCATGCTGTTATTGTCCAAACGAAAATATGCTCAACAAGCGGCGCACGGTTATGTGCGGGGGCAGGAGCCTGTGAACTATGTGCGCTCCATTCGTGATCGATATCAGGCCTATCTGCGGCTTACAACAGATAGAACCGCTTTTTTGGGTTACCACCATTTATCAAAATAG
- the putA gene encoding bifunctional proline dehydrogenase/L-glutamate gamma-semialdehyde dehydrogenase PutA, protein MRFQDKHFLREKIRAAYLADEAVCLQQLLSQFQHNSTDSEVVRDLARRWVVAVRDKNADSGGIDAFLREYDLSSKEGVLLLCLAESLLRIPDSKTADQLIKDKLSQADWLGHMNKSQSLFVNAGTWGLMLTGRMVQLDANQLSDPGSFFGALVARLSEPVVRTAMKEAMKNVSQQYVMADTIEAAIRRSKGDEFKANLFSFDMLGEAAICQADTRRYIKDYTQAIIAAALRDRNPGGQELGDQLPQHCVSISVKLSALHPRYEYSQSQRVIQELFPELLSLAVLARQHQVGITLDAEEADRLELMLDLFEQLLCHEQLQGWGGLGLAVQAYQKRAPAVLQWLEALAQENQCQIPVRLVKGAYWDSEIKWAQEQGLTTYPVFTRKEHTDVSYLLCAQILLQSTWFYPQFATHNAHTLACITVMAKSADNTHYELQRLHGMGEDLYAAYAQKADARPCRVYAPVGAHEDLLPYLVRRLLENGANTSFINRISDPAVPMESLIHHPVALVQAREKASADECVAVNGVVLPPQLYRDRLNSAGMLLADPLVRHEFKQKMQFFLQKHWGEDFGTPMFSPADTQHQVGHSRVLTDGELDKALVQSHEAFADWSRKSIEQRAQCLERMAELLQQHRLELVALLALEAGKCIKDGVAEVREAVDFCRYYAVQLRQQFVSVLPDGVTGERNELSLHGRGVFLCISPWNFPLAIFTGQVAAALAAGNTVLAKPSLATFLIARETVRLFHEAGVPQSVLHLLAVSGEQVQRRVLNRSQLAGVAFTGSTQTARIIYRELAKGDGPLIPLVAETGGINTMIVDSSALPQQVVKDVLLSAFNSAGQRCSALRLLCLQDDIAEPVLQLLRGAMQELKIGFPWDLSVDVGPVIDVQSRKRVLAHIQAMRDKGYIVFQLELPPGCDTGYFIAPAVIEIQKFEDLQQEIFGPVLHILRFKQNQLANLLQSINASGYGLTMGLHSRLESAMDKVRLQARVGNLYVNRNMIGATVGVQPFGGEALSGTGPKAGGPHYLYAFATERVLTVNTAAIGGNTQLLSGVSTDSPPYSDCTDI, encoded by the coding sequence ATGCGTTTCCAGGACAAGCACTTCCTACGAGAAAAAATCCGTGCCGCATATTTGGCGGATGAGGCGGTTTGTCTACAGCAATTATTGAGTCAGTTCCAGCACAACAGCACGGACAGCGAGGTCGTGAGGGATCTGGCGCGTCGTTGGGTAGTGGCGGTAAGGGACAAAAACGCGGATAGCGGTGGCATTGATGCTTTTTTGCGCGAGTATGATTTGTCCTCTAAGGAGGGTGTGTTGCTATTGTGTTTGGCTGAGTCTTTGTTGCGTATTCCCGATTCCAAAACTGCAGACCAACTGATTAAGGATAAGTTGTCCCAAGCCGATTGGCTGGGCCATATGAATAAGAGCCAGTCCTTGTTTGTTAATGCGGGGACTTGGGGTTTGATGTTGACTGGACGCATGGTGCAGCTCGATGCGAATCAGTTATCGGATCCTGGTAGTTTTTTTGGAGCGTTGGTGGCGCGGTTAAGTGAGCCGGTGGTCCGGACGGCCATGAAAGAAGCGATGAAAAATGTCAGTCAACAGTATGTTATGGCCGACACCATAGAAGCAGCCATACGGCGCAGTAAAGGTGACGAATTCAAGGCTAATTTGTTTTCCTTCGATATGTTAGGTGAGGCTGCCATTTGCCAGGCAGATACCCGGCGCTATATTAAGGACTATACCCAGGCCATAATAGCCGCAGCCTTACGTGATCGTAATCCAGGTGGTCAGGAACTGGGTGATCAGTTGCCGCAGCATTGTGTGAGTATTTCAGTGAAACTCTCCGCCTTGCATCCGCGATACGAATATTCCCAGTCTCAAAGGGTTATACAGGAACTGTTTCCTGAATTACTGAGCTTGGCTGTGTTGGCACGACAACACCAAGTGGGAATTACGCTGGACGCTGAAGAAGCCGATCGCCTGGAACTTATGCTGGACTTATTTGAGCAACTGTTGTGTCACGAGCAGTTGCAGGGATGGGGTGGTCTGGGGCTGGCGGTACAAGCGTATCAAAAACGAGCTCCGGCCGTACTGCAGTGGTTGGAGGCTTTGGCCCAGGAAAATCAGTGTCAGATCCCGGTGCGTTTGGTCAAAGGGGCCTATTGGGATTCGGAGATTAAATGGGCCCAAGAACAGGGATTAACGACGTATCCGGTATTTACCCGTAAAGAACACACCGATGTATCCTATTTGCTTTGTGCTCAGATTTTGTTGCAGTCCACCTGGTTTTACCCTCAGTTTGCCACGCACAATGCCCATACTCTGGCTTGTATTACGGTAATGGCGAAATCTGCGGATAATACTCACTATGAGTTGCAGCGCCTACACGGCATGGGCGAAGACCTGTACGCAGCTTACGCCCAAAAAGCAGATGCCCGACCCTGTCGTGTATACGCGCCGGTGGGGGCTCATGAAGATTTATTACCTTATTTGGTAAGGCGCTTATTGGAAAACGGTGCCAATACTTCGTTTATTAACCGCATCAGCGACCCTGCGGTACCGATGGAATCGCTTATCCATCACCCGGTGGCATTAGTGCAGGCCAGGGAGAAAGCCAGTGCAGACGAGTGTGTTGCTGTTAATGGTGTTGTATTGCCACCTCAATTGTATCGCGATCGTCTTAACTCCGCAGGGATGCTATTGGCAGACCCTCTGGTGAGGCATGAGTTTAAACAAAAAATGCAGTTTTTCTTGCAAAAACATTGGGGGGAGGACTTCGGAACCCCCATGTTTAGCCCGGCTGATACCCAACATCAGGTTGGCCACAGCCGTGTGTTAACAGATGGAGAGCTGGATAAGGCTCTGGTTCAATCCCACGAAGCTTTTGCCGATTGGAGTAGGAAGTCCATAGAACAGCGAGCGCAATGCCTGGAGCGGATGGCGGAATTGCTGCAGCAACACCGTTTGGAACTGGTGGCGTTATTAGCCCTGGAAGCGGGCAAGTGTATCAAGGATGGAGTGGCTGAAGTTCGTGAAGCTGTGGATTTTTGTCGCTACTATGCCGTGCAGTTGCGGCAGCAATTTGTGAGCGTATTACCAGATGGCGTGACCGGGGAGCGTAATGAGCTTAGCCTGCATGGGCGTGGTGTGTTTCTGTGTATCAGTCCCTGGAATTTTCCTTTAGCTATTTTTACCGGTCAAGTTGCTGCGGCGCTGGCGGCGGGTAATACGGTATTGGCCAAACCTTCGTTGGCGACTTTCTTGATTGCACGTGAAACGGTGCGTTTATTTCACGAAGCGGGTGTACCGCAATCGGTATTGCACTTATTAGCGGTTTCGGGTGAGCAGGTACAGCGCCGGGTATTGAATCGGTCACAGTTGGCGGGGGTGGCTTTTACCGGCTCCACACAAACGGCCAGGATTATCTACCGTGAGTTGGCAAAAGGCGATGGTCCTCTTATACCACTAGTGGCTGAAACAGGTGGCATTAATACCATGATTGTGGATAGTTCGGCTTTACCGCAACAAGTGGTGAAGGATGTTTTGTTGTCCGCATTCAATAGTGCAGGACAGCGGTGTTCGGCATTGCGTCTACTGTGTTTACAGGACGATATTGCCGAGCCGGTTCTACAGCTTCTACGTGGTGCGATGCAGGAGTTGAAAATAGGTTTTCCCTGGGATTTGAGTGTGGATGTGGGGCCGGTCATCGATGTTCAGTCCCGGAAACGAGTTCTGGCACATATTCAGGCCATGCGAGACAAAGGCTATATCGTGTTTCAATTGGAGTTACCGCCTGGTTGCGATACCGGTTATTTTATTGCTCCTGCTGTCATAGAAATTCAGAAATTTGAAGATTTGCAACAGGAGATTTTTGGTCCTGTGCTTCACATTTTGCGATTTAAGCAAAATCAATTAGCAAATCTACTGCAAAGCATAAACGCCAGTGGTTATGGTTTGACCATGGGGCTGCACAGCCGTTTGGAGTCCGCGATGGATAAAGTGCGGCTGCAAGCGCGGGTCGGGAATCTCTATGTCAATCGCAATATGATTGGCGCAACTGTCGGGGTACAACCCTTTGGCGGTGAAGCTTTGTCCGGTACCGGTCCTAAGGCCGGTGGACCACACTATCTATATGCGTTTGCAACAGAGCGGGTATTAACAGTAAATACTGCAGCCATTGGCGGTAATACCCAGTTATTGTCCGGCGTTTCTACCGACTCACCACCGTATTCAGATTGTACTGATATTTGA
- a CDS encoding co-chaperone YbbN gives MFHFDVDSSNFQEKVLEASHSTPVLVDFWAPWCGPCRSLKPLLEKLADEYGGKFLLAKVNSDEQSTLAAQFGVRGIPDVRAVVNGAVVDGFSGALPESALRQFLAKIIPSPAEELRQQALNARAEGRLDEAQQLLQQAANLDSDNHKINLDQAALLLQQKKIDEAKAIIEHLPVNVRQEEDVVKLTAEIELQENLRHLPDLNTLQQNIATNPGDLQSRLDLANHYIGSQDYEAAFEQLFEIIKTDRGFKDDIGRHTAVSIFTLLGNNDLVRQYRKRLATLLN, from the coding sequence ATGTTTCATTTTGACGTCGACAGCAGCAACTTTCAGGAAAAGGTCCTTGAAGCTTCGCATAGCACCCCGGTTCTGGTGGATTTCTGGGCGCCCTGGTGTGGCCCTTGCCGTTCGCTCAAACCTCTCCTGGAAAAACTGGCGGATGAATATGGTGGAAAATTTCTCCTGGCCAAAGTGAACTCTGACGAACAATCCACATTGGCGGCGCAGTTTGGCGTTCGAGGCATCCCCGATGTGCGCGCCGTGGTTAATGGTGCTGTCGTTGACGGTTTTTCCGGTGCTCTACCCGAGTCGGCCCTACGCCAATTTTTGGCAAAAATCATTCCCAGCCCGGCGGAAGAGTTACGCCAACAAGCCCTGAATGCGCGAGCTGAAGGACGTCTCGATGAGGCTCAGCAGTTGTTGCAACAAGCGGCGAACCTGGACAGCGACAATCACAAAATTAATTTAGATCAAGCCGCTTTGCTTCTGCAACAAAAGAAAATCGATGAGGCCAAAGCCATTATTGAACATTTACCCGTGAATGTCCGCCAAGAGGAAGATGTGGTCAAACTAACTGCGGAAATAGAGTTACAGGAAAACCTCCGACATCTTCCCGATCTGAACACTTTACAACAAAACATCGCAACAAATCCCGGAGACCTGCAATCACGCTTGGACCTGGCCAATCACTACATCGGCTCGCAGGATTATGAGGCAGCATTCGAACAACTGTTCGAAATCATCAAAACCGACCGCGGTTTTAAAGATGACATAGGACGACACACCGCCGTCTCCATTTTCACTCTGCTGGGTAATAATGATTTGGTACGCCAATACCGTAAACGATTGGCGACTTTGTTGAATTAG
- a CDS encoding winged helix-turn-helix transcriptional regulator has product MEYGQFCPVAKATEILGEKWTILIVRELLLGATRFNELQRGLTQISPTLLSKRLDTLEHYGLVLKKKIPGQKGHEYFATESCRELTPIVFKLGEWGMRWARSKLSEKDYDVELLMLYLQRSIIPEKLIGKETVVRFQFTDIKEYPSWWLVAQGSELDVCTNDPGKEVDVYFTSTVRTLADIWMGDRSYKQAQREGDMTIVGNPMLIRDITAWMANSIYADLPPASEI; this is encoded by the coding sequence ATGGAGTATGGTCAGTTTTGTCCGGTGGCGAAAGCGACAGAAATCCTGGGAGAAAAGTGGACTATTCTCATTGTACGGGAACTGCTGTTGGGAGCGACCCGATTCAATGAGTTACAGCGGGGTCTGACTCAGATATCACCCACATTACTGTCCAAACGCCTTGATACTTTAGAACACTACGGACTTGTGCTTAAAAAGAAAATCCCGGGGCAGAAAGGCCATGAATACTTTGCAACAGAGTCCTGCCGGGAGTTAACCCCTATCGTATTCAAATTGGGAGAATGGGGGATGCGTTGGGCAAGGTCTAAATTGTCAGAGAAAGACTACGATGTGGAGCTGCTGATGTTGTACCTGCAGCGGAGTATTATTCCGGAAAAACTGATTGGTAAGGAAACCGTTGTTCGTTTCCAATTCACGGATATCAAGGAATACCCAAGCTGGTGGTTGGTGGCGCAGGGCAGCGAATTGGATGTGTGTACCAACGACCCGGGAAAAGAGGTGGATGTGTATTTCACTTCAACCGTACGAACCCTGGCGGATATCTGGATGGGGGATCGTAGCTACAAACAGGCCCAACGAGAAGGCGATATGACCATCGTGGGTAATCCCATGTTGATTCGAGATATTACGGCCTGGATGGCTAATAGCATTTACGCTGACTTGCCGCCGGCTAGTGAGATTTAG
- a CDS encoding DUF1295 domain-containing protein, with translation MKPLKKSLTLLYGVFAYLAFLLVFTYAILFIGNLWVTPSLDTVAQTDTIHALLVDLGLLGAFALQHSIMARPGFKRLWTKIVPEPMERSTYVLASTVLLAAIVYFWEPLGGAIWHVTHPVAVTAIYAAFTMGWAILFAATIQINHFDLFGLRQVWLNFRNQPYTQVKFKTPFLYRHMRHPLYVGMMIGMWATPTMTIAHLVFAIMCTAYIFIGVRLEENDLKKVLPEYEQYKKDVPMFLPSLSSR, from the coding sequence ATGAAACCACTGAAAAAATCCCTGACTTTATTATATGGAGTTTTTGCCTACCTTGCCTTTTTGCTGGTATTTACTTATGCCATTTTGTTTATCGGCAACCTGTGGGTAACACCTTCTTTAGATACGGTTGCACAAACAGATACTATTCATGCTTTGCTGGTTGACTTGGGACTACTTGGTGCATTTGCTCTGCAACACAGCATTATGGCACGCCCAGGTTTTAAACGCTTATGGACTAAGATAGTCCCGGAGCCAATGGAACGCAGTACTTACGTGCTGGCCTCCACCGTGCTGCTGGCGGCAATCGTTTATTTCTGGGAACCCCTGGGCGGAGCTATCTGGCATGTTACCCACCCCGTTGCGGTCACAGCAATTTATGCTGCCTTCACGATGGGCTGGGCGATACTGTTTGCGGCTACCATTCAAATAAACCACTTTGATTTGTTCGGTTTAAGACAGGTATGGTTGAATTTTCGCAACCAGCCGTATACTCAGGTTAAATTTAAAACGCCTTTTTTATATCGGCATATGCGTCACCCACTCTATGTAGGAATGATGATTGGCATGTGGGCCACCCCCACCATGACGATTGCCCACCTGGTTTTTGCAATCATGTGCACCGCCTACATCTTTATTGGTGTTCGCTTAGAAGAAAACGACCTGAAAAAGGTTTTGCCTGAATACGAGCAATACAAAAAAGATGTTCCTATGTTTTTACCGTCGCTAAGCTCACGCTAA
- a CDS encoding ribonuclease E inhibitor RraB: protein MGWPDDEDGDVFRRLELNKFDFSREYEIDFNVEFETWPPQMEALGVLRDRYGNIRVIEPGDDYNGYVQLSIVKKLNYPLVIEIQDIVSRLMAPYGGVCDSWGVMQD from the coding sequence ATGGGGTGGCCCGATGATGAGGATGGTGATGTTTTTAGAAGACTGGAATTAAATAAATTTGATTTTTCCAGAGAATATGAAATCGATTTTAATGTTGAATTTGAAACTTGGCCGCCGCAAATGGAGGCGTTGGGGGTGTTAAGGGATCGCTACGGAAATATTCGGGTCATTGAACCCGGTGACGACTACAACGGCTATGTTCAGTTGTCTATTGTAAAAAAACTGAATTATCCCTTGGTTATTGAGATACAGGATATTGTTTCCAGACTTATGGCACCTTATGGCGGGGTATGCGATTCATGGGGGGTAATGCAAGACTGA
- a CDS encoding antibiotic biosynthesis monooxygenase: MLTIMIHATIKQDKLDDYIELIRMLSQKAGKKGCLFYRFNQNREDPFNFVLYEQWESQEALDVHMQELFALLGPCRPGSPIPDKLMDMYESVTPVFYDVIE, from the coding sequence ATGCTGACCATCATGATTCATGCAACCATCAAGCAGGACAAATTGGACGACTATATTGAGCTTATTAGAATGCTCTCCCAAAAGGCCGGCAAGAAAGGCTGCTTATTTTATCGTTTTAATCAAAACCGGGAAGATCCGTTCAATTTCGTGTTGTATGAACAATGGGAAAGTCAGGAGGCCTTGGACGTTCACATGCAAGAGTTATTTGCCCTATTGGGACCGTGCCGCCCGGGAAGCCCCATACCGGATAAGTTAATGGATATGTATGAGTCCGTAACTCCGGTTTTTTATGACGTTATAGAGTAA